Part of the Kordiimonas pumila genome is shown below.
CATTACAGCGAATACCTGCTTTAAAACGGTGGTGCAATCATGTGCCAAGCCTACACGTGGCCGTGAAACTACATGGATAAGCGAACGTATTGAGGCTCTCTATAGCGAGCTACATAGACGGGGCTATGCCCATTCTATTGAATGTTGGGAAGCAGGGAATTTGGTAGGCGGTCTATACGGTGTGTCTCTTGCAGGCGCATTCTTCGGGGAAAGTATGTTTAGTACTGCAACAAACGCTAGTAAAGTATCGCTCGTATATTTGGTCGCACGGTTGATCAGAGGTGGGTATAAATTACTTGATACCCAGTTTATAACCGACCACTTAAAACAGTTTGGAGCGCTCGAAATTTCCCGCACGGAATATCGCAAGCGCCTCCACGAAGCGTTGACGGTAGAAAATGTAAGATTTGATCAGTTAGATGATACAGTGTCTGGTGCAACCATTATGCATTTAATCACCCAAACGTCATAAACAGGATGCTCAAGCGCATTTAGAGCTGGGCTAGAGGCAATCATCCAACCTTCAAAAACACGGTCATGCTGGCCGTTATGCTTCACATCATCAATTTCAAGATATGCAAATGTTTCAGGGGGTTCAACAGGTGGGCGAGTGCGACAATAACGAGGCGTTATTGAAAGCGTGCCAAAACGGTGTTCTGATCCAATTTCAATAGAAACCTCTGTTACCCGCGCTGTAATTTTATCAAGAAGACGTAAAACAACAGAATTATGCTGAATTGCATTTTCAGGAGGCAAAAGATTTTCCCCGCTGTCTGATTGTTCCGTATCATCCTGAAGAGCATATGCAGGCATAAAGCTTGTATCCAGCGAAAGAACACTGAAAACAGCGGAAATGGCAATAAGCTTAATTTTCTTTTTCACTACTATTGCTGCCACCTGATGCAAATTTACCAATTAAACTCAGCAAATCTACCGCACTTTGAGTTTCAGAGATTTCGTCGCCGTCGACCAGCATTTCTTCCATGCCACCCGGCAATAAGCTCAAGTAAGTACCGCCCAGTAAACTTTCTGATGTAACGGCAGCAGCTGTATCTGTGGGTAGATCAATAGTAGAGTTGATAGAAAAAGTTACAACAGCCTGATATGTTATAGGGTCAAGCCTATTTTCAACAACAGACCCAA
Proteins encoded:
- the aat gene encoding leucyl/phenylalanyl-tRNA--protein transferase — its product is MTHDTITPDLLLQAYASGVFPMSEGREDDELFWVDPEERGILPLTSFHIPKSLAKVIRQERYSITANTCFKTVVQSCAKPTRGRETTWISERIEALYSELHRRGYAHSIECWEAGNLVGGLYGVSLAGAFFGESMFSTATNASKVSLVYLVARLIRGGYKLLDTQFITDHLKQFGALEISRTEYRKRLHEALTVENVRFDQLDDTVSGATIMHLITQTS
- a CDS encoding DUF2155 domain-containing protein; its protein translation is MKKKIKLIAISAVFSVLSLDTSFMPAYALQDDTEQSDSGENLLPPENAIQHNSVVLRLLDKITARVTEVSIEIGSEHRFGTLSITPRYCRTRPPVEPPETFAYLEIDDVKHNGQHDRVFEGWMIASSPALNALEHPVYDVWVIKCIMVAPDTVSSN
- the mlaD gene encoding outer membrane lipid asymmetry maintenance protein MlaD — encoded protein: MSGNLVESIIGAIVLLVAGWFLTFAYERTDMAAVDGYVLQAKFDSVSGLAIGSDVRVAGIKVGSVVENRLDPITYQAVVTFSINSTIDLPTDTAAAVTSESLLGGTYLSLLPGGMEEMLVDGDEISETQSAVDLLSLIGKFASGGSNSSEKEN